A window of Cellulosimicrobium protaetiae genomic DNA:
GGGCAGCCAGCCGTCGTCGGACTGCGAGCGCAGCCAGAGCGCGACGGGCAGGTCGATGTCGAACGACACGTCGCGGCGCCCGATGCCGCAGACCGCGAGGCCGGGCTCGGGGACGGACAGGACCTGGCCCCAGACGGTCGCGGCGCCCTGCAGCGGCTCGGCGCCGGGGATGCGGCTCCACGGGTCGGTGCGCGAGTAGAAGCCGTGGTCGTGCGTGACGTACGCGCCCGAGCGCACGACGACGCGGACCTCGACCTCGCGACCGTCGGCGCCGGCGACCGGCCCGGGCAGCTCGGCGAGCACGACGTCGAGGAACGAGCTGCCGCCCGCGGACAGCACGAGCGGCTCGTCGACGCCCGCGAGGCCCTCGCGGACGAACGCGGCGCCGAGGTCGCGCAGACCGTCGCACCACGCGGCGACGGCGGCGAGCTCGTCGGCGCTCGTGCCGCCCGCGACCGAGCCCTCGTACCCCGTCACGCCGAGGAGTCGTAGGCCCGCCGCGTGGACGGCGCGCGCGAGGTCGAGCGCGGCGGCGGTGCTGCGCACGCCCGTGCGCCCGCCCGGGACGCCGAGCTCGACGAGCACACCCAGGCGTGCCCGGACGGCGGCGGGCGCGGCGGCGAGGCCGCGCGCGAGCAGCTCCACGCCGTGCGGCGAGTCGACGCAGAGCCACACCTCGTCCGCGCGTCCGGCCGCGTCGGCGCGCGCCAGGTCCTCGCGCAGCGATGCGATCTCGCGCGGGTCGAGCAGCTCGTTCGCGAGCAGCACGCGCGGCACGCCCCAGTCGCGCACCGTGCGGAGCTGGGCGGGCGTGGCGACCGTCGCGCCCCACGCGCCCGCGGCGGCCTGGCGCGCGAACAGGGCGCGCGACATGGTCGTCTTCACGTGGGGCGCGTGCTCGACGCCACGCTCCGCGCACACGCGCGCGACGACGCCGACGTTGTGGTCGAGCGTCGCGTCGTCGAGCGTGAGCAGCGGCCAGGAGAAGGCACCGTCCGTGACGCGCGGCGAGCCCGCGAGCACGTCCGCGACGGTCGCCGGGCCGTCGAGCCGCAGGCCCTTGGTCCGGGGCCCGACGGCGTCGTGCGCCCAGGGTCGGTCGGGTGCGGGACGCGCGGCGTCGTCCGTCGTGCCGGTCATGTGGTCCTCCTCGGGAGTGGGGCTCTCGTGCTGGACGGCTCGCGGCTCACGCCAGCGGCACGCCCGCGCCCGGGCGCAGCGGCCGGCCCGGGAGGGCGTCGGTCAGCGAGCCGTCGCGCAGGACGGGGACGCCCGCCACGAGCACGTCGTCCACGCCCGACGCCGGGCGGCGCGGGTCCTCGTACGTCGCCTCGTCGCGCACCCGGTCGGGGTCGACGAGCGCGAGGTCCGCGACCGCCCCCGGCACCA
This region includes:
- a CDS encoding alanine racemase — its product is MTGTTDDAARPAPDRPWAHDAVGPRTKGLRLDGPATVADVLAGSPRVTDGAFSWPLLTLDDATLDHNVGVVARVCAERGVEHAPHVKTTMSRALFARQAAAGAWGATVATPAQLRTVRDWGVPRVLLANELLDPREIASLREDLARADAAGRADEVWLCVDSPHGVELLARGLAAAPAAVRARLGVLVELGVPGGRTGVRSTAAALDLARAVHAAGLRLLGVTGYEGSVAGGTSADELAAVAAWCDGLRDLGAAFVREGLAGVDEPLVLSAGGSSFLDVVLAELPGPVAGADGREVEVRVVVRSGAYVTHDHGFYSRTDPWSRIPGAEPLQGAATVWGQVLSVPEPGLAVCGIGRRDVSFDIDLPVALWLRSQSDDGWLPARELAGTRVTALNDQHLYLALDADEAGASQVTGPATAQVRPGDVVGFGISHPCTTFDRWRVAAVVRGDEVVDLATIDL